The following coding sequences are from one Lolium rigidum isolate FL_2022 chromosome 6, APGP_CSIRO_Lrig_0.1, whole genome shotgun sequence window:
- the LOC124660946 gene encoding putative clathrin assembly protein At2g01600, with the protein MSALPSWRRAYGALKDSTTVSLANLNSDFKDLDVAIVKATNHVECPPKDRHLRKIAAASSIAGPQADVAYCVHALARRLTKTRNWIVALKTLVVIHRLLRDGDPTFREELLNFTQRVQILQLSNFKDDSSPIAWDYSSWVRTYGLFLEERLQCFRILKYDVEAERLPKQGQGPEKGHSQTRELDSQDLLDQMPALQQLLYRLIGCRPEGAANRNYLVQYALALVLKESFKIYCAINDGIINLVDKFFDMPRHEALKALEIYRRAGQQAGSLSDFYENCRELELARNFQFPTLREPPQTFLSTMEEYVKEAPRMVPVKDPLEFPERLLLTYKPEESEELPEPVPIKLEIPVPHMEEPSPLPSSAEVASPPPNPRVADTGDLLGLSDPNPNVSAIEESNALALAITPNGVNASTTSTTITQDTGFDPTGWELALVTTSSSNTNSLAVDSNLGGGLDKLTLDSLYDDGAYRQMQQQLPYGSAPHNPFMATDPFAVSNQVAPPPSVHMATMAQQPQQMAMAMQPNPFGPPLQPQLTGMASVPNPFLDAGFGPFPADGNGMHPQANPFGTAQLL; encoded by the exons AGATCGCGGCGGCTTCGTCCATCGCCGGTCCCCAAGCGGACGTCGCCTACTGCGTCCATGCGCTTGCCCGCCGCCTCACTAAGACCCGGAATTGGATC GTTGCATTGAAGACACTTGTGGTAATCCATCGACTCCTCCGGGATGGTGATCCTACATTCCGTGAAGAACTTCTCAATTTTACACAAAGGGTTCAAATTTTGCAGTTATCTAACTTCAAGGATGACTCCAGTCCTATCG CTTGGGACTATTCTTCATGGGTTCGCACATATGGTTTATTTTTAGAGGAAAGACTGCAATGCTTCAGGATATTGAAGTATGATGTTGAAGCTGAGCGTTTGCCCAAGCAAGGTCAAGGGCCTGAAAAG GGGCACAGTCAAACCAGAGAATTAGATTCTCAGGACTTGCTGGACCAGATGCCAGCACTGCAGCAGTTACTGTATCGACTTATTGGATGTCGG CCAGAAGGAGCTGCCAATAGAAATTATTTGGTGCAATATGCTCTAGCTCTT GTTCTTAAAGAAAGCTTCAAAATTTACTGCGCAATAAATGACGGAATTATCAACCTTGTTGACAAG TTTTTCGACATGCCAAGACACGAAGCACTTAAAGCCCTTGAAATTTACAGGAGAGCTGGCCAGCAG GCTGGAAGCCTATCTGACTTCTATGAAAACTGCCGTGAGTTAGAACTCGCAAGAAATTTTCAGTTTCCCACTTTGAGGGAG CCACCACAAACATTCCTTTCAACCATGGAAGAATACGTGAAGGAGGCTCCACGTATGGTTCCAGTTAAGGATCCGTTG GAGTTTCCTGAGAGGCTTCTTCTGACATACAAACCGGAAGAATCAGAGGAACTTCCTGAGCCTGTTCCTATTAAGTTGGAAATACCGGTACCACACATGGAAGAACCTTCTCCACTACCATCTTCAGCTGAAGTAGCTTCACCTCCTCCCAACCCCAGGGTTGCAGATACCGGTGATTTACTG GGATTAAGTGATCCAAACCCTAATGTATCAGCAATAGAGGAAAGCAATGCTTTGGCCTTGGCTATTACTCCAAATG GTGTTAATGCTTCAACAACTAGCACAACTATAACGCAAGATACAGGATTTGATCCAACGGGATGGGAACTTGCTCTTGTCACTACCTCGAGTAGCAATACAAATTCACTGGCTGTGGATAGTAATTTG GGTGGTGGACTCGACAAGCTCACATTGGACAGCTTGTATGATGATGGAGCCTACAGACAGATGCAGCAACAGCTGCCATATGGTTCAGCACCTCACAATCCCTTCATGGCGACCGATCCTTTTGCAGTATCGAATCAAGTAGCTCCCCCACCATCAGTTCATATGGCCACTATGGCCCAGCAGCCCCAACAGATGGCTATGGCGATGCAACCAAATCCCTTCGGGCCACCCTTACAGCCACAGCTCACTGGCATGGCGAGCGTACCAAACCCGTTCCTAGATGCCGGTTTCGGCCCTTTCCCGGCAGATGGAAATGGAATGCATCCACAAGCCAACCCGTTTGGAACTGCCCAACTTTTATAA